In the Topomyia yanbarensis strain Yona2022 chromosome 3, ASM3024719v1, whole genome shotgun sequence genome, one interval contains:
- the LOC131688468 gene encoding uncharacterized protein LOC131688468, which yields MFRILILSFFQLFIVSFQNSQQNPCKSIFGCISRFECAKDEYWAPAASLGGCCPGCVRGLGLNVMGCDGENPCAPGLVCGTGEICRINPANCLSTNHVPQQVHWKPACDSAGQFHPKQCRGDRLQGRCFCYSATGERIFGWDWRGKANDMTCACSRVRSNLEANGRTDVTLHCAPNGNFEKLQCDSGVCWCANPATGEPWPKVPIVSQALWKKLPCYKRSLHGDQYLRQCESESFAQKLMRSKFAIHGQRNVTHTDTVCDYDGSYGRYEIQRGIAYCTWRDGERITPFQTSSLKLSSMNCNCARDQKIFAAAGIDMVLLCEGNGNYKTLQDRNGELFCVDRDGFEVASQVSSDTECGQYMFA from the exons ATGTTTCGCATACTaattttgtcattttttcaacttttcattgTAAGTTTTCAGAATAGTCagcaaaatccgtgcaaaagtATATTTGGGTGCATTTCTCGCTTCGAATGTGCAAAAGACGAATATTGGGCACCAGCTGCTTCTCTGGGTGGGTGTTGTCCAGGATGCGTCAGAGGTTTAGGGCTAAATGTAATGGGTTGTGATGGAGAGAATCCCTGCGCTCCTGGATTGGTTTGCGGCACGGGAGAAATTTGTAGGATAAATCCAG CAAACTGCCTGTCAACGAATCACGTCCCACAGCAGGTGCACTGGAAACCAGCCTGTGACTCGGCGGGACAATTCCACCCCAAACAGTGCCGGGGAGATCGTTTGCAAGGACGCTGCTTCTGCTATTCAGCCACCGGTGAGCGAATCTTCGGTTGGGACTGGCGGGGAAAGGCAAACGACATGACCTGCGCTTGCAGCCGCGTTAGATCCAACCTGGAAGCCAACGGTAGAACCGACGTGACTCTTCACTGTGCACCGAATGGGAATTTCGAAAAACTGCAGTGTGACAGCGGTGTGTGCTGGTGTGCCAATCCGGCAACCGGTGAACCTTGGCCAAAAGTTCCCATTGTTTCGCAAGCACTGTGGAAGAAACTTCCCTGCT ATAAGCGTTCTCTTCACGGGGACCAGTATCTACGGCAGTGCGAAAGCGAATCCTTCGCCCAGAAACTAATGCGAAGTAAATTTGCCATCCACGGGCAGAGGAATGTGACTCATACGGATACGGTTTGCGATTACGATGGCAGCTACGGGCGGTACGAAATTCAGCGTGGCAT CGCATATTGCACCTGGCGTGATGGGGAGCGCATTACACCGTTTCAAACGAGCAGCCTGAAGCTAAGCTCCATGAATTGCA ATTGTGCACGCGACCAGAAAATTTTTGCTGCAGCTGGCATCGATATGGTACTCTTGTGCGAAGGAAACGGCAACTACAAGACACTGCAGGATCGGAACGGGGAGTTGTTCTGCGTCGATCGGGATGGATTCGAGGTGGCCTCGCAGGTCAGTTCGGATACCGAGTGTGGTCAGTACATGTTTGCGTGA
- the LOC131688467 gene encoding uncharacterized protein LOC131688467, with product MFVFLFAFLWLSYFATFASVDSIIAPPSCDGIYGCISSLRQSDCPSGEILVAGESLNGCCPACRGGQGHMKVCNVNVANRRCAPGLKCEDRKCLYDQASCLHTIHMQNEEEWAGWYPRCNADGTYASKQCRGDRLSGRCFCYSEDGRRIFGWDWYKNAAKMTCACSRRRVKLEAEGRVGVSLHCTQNGNYEELQCDSGVCWCADEYSGDPLVGATVVHSSLWKLLPCYNSTLHGDSYLRQCESTAFAQKTIQKKFAVRGTIGVTFNEVQCDYDGAFGKYKIENGIVFCTWRDGSKIGSFQVRSSLLSAVNCNCARDTLIYQGVDIPFTLACGGNGNYEYSQDQNGQLFCVDGDGFVVSTDVRPNESCDKFIYNSDFYNEN from the exons ATGTTTGTTTTTCTGTTTGCGTTTCTTTGGCTGTCATATTTCGCAACATTTGCCTCAGTAGATTCGATCATCGCACCGCCAAGTTGCGATGGTATTTACGGTTGCATATCCTCGCTGCGCCAGTCGGACTGCCCTAGCGGGGAAATATTGGTCGCGGGTGAATCCTTAAACGGGTGCTGTCCGGCTTGTCGGGGCGGTCAAGGACACATGAAGGTTTGCAACGTGAATGTCGCCAATCGGCGTTGTGCCCCGGGGCTCAAGTGTGAGGATCGGAAGTGTCTGTACGATCAGG CCAGCTGTCTTCACACGATTCACATGCAGAACGAGGAAGAGTGGGCTGGTTGGTACCCACGGTGTAATGCTGATGGGACTTACGCCAGCAAGCAGTGCCGAGGTGACCGGCTTTCGGGACGTTGCTTCTGCTACAGCGAAGACGGCCGGCGTATTTTCGGATGGGATTGGTACAAAAATGCAGCTAAAATGACTTGTG CCTGCAGTAGACGCCGGGTGAAATTAGAAGCGGAAGGACGTGTTGGCGTCAGTCTTCACTGCACTCAAAATGGTAACTACGAGGAGCTACAGTGCGATTCGGGAGTTTGCTGGTGTGCCGATGAGTATAGTGGAGATCCACTGGTCGGGGCAACGGTGGTTCACAGTAGTTTGTGGAAGTTGCTTCCATGCT ATAATAGCACGCTACACGGTGACAGCTATCTTCGTCAGTGCGAAAGTACAGCTTTTGCCCAGAAAACGATACAGAAAAAGTTCGCCGTTCGGGGTACAATCGGTGTCACTTTTAACGAGGTTCAGTGTGACTATGATGGAGCCTTTGGAAAATACAAGATTGAAAACGGAAT AGTTTTCTGCACCTGGCGAGACGGAAGCAAAATTGGATCCTTTCAAGTTCGATCCAGTTTACTGTCAGCGGTGAACTGTA ATTGCGCTAGAGACACTCTCATCTATCAGGGGGTTGATATACCTTTTACATTGGCCTGCGGTGGCAACGGGAACTACGAGTACTCCCAAGATCAGAACGGTCAGTTGTTCTGTGTCGATGGCGATGGCTTTGTCGTATCTACTGATGTACGACCAAACGAAAGCTGCGACAAGTTCATATACAACTCAGATTTTTACAATGAAAACTGA